A single Natranaerobius thermophilus JW/NM-WN-LF DNA region contains:
- a CDS encoding NAD(P)H-dependent flavin oxidoreductase yields MSLPSLKIGELIAKVPIIQGGMGVGVSLSRLASAVANHGGIGVISGVQIGYSEPDFSTNPDQANLRALTKQIRKAKDLSPSGIIGVNLLAAINNYEDMVKTAVKENIDVIVTGAGLPKNLPGLVEDAKTKLAPIVSSGKAASLICKLWDKRYNRVPDIVIVEGPLAGGHLGFKKQQLNSPDCSTLEKLIPETQEALHPFAKKYERTIPVVAAGGIFNGQDIAKFLKMGAQGVQMGTRFVTTEECDVHENFKKAYINSREQDIQLVDSPVGMPGRAISNNFTKQIETKRIPVSKCNNCLKPCDPSTNIYCISEALIKSCQGNTTDGLIFSGTNAYRTNKLTSVKDLMTSLVQEAELAY; encoded by the coding sequence TTGTCTTTACCATCTTTAAAAATTGGAGAACTAATTGCCAAAGTACCTATTATTCAAGGAGGAATGGGAGTTGGTGTTTCCCTATCTAGATTAGCTTCAGCTGTAGCTAATCACGGGGGAATCGGAGTAATTTCCGGAGTCCAAATCGGTTATTCTGAACCGGATTTCTCTACAAATCCCGATCAAGCAAATCTAAGGGCTTTGACAAAACAAATCAGAAAGGCCAAAGATTTAAGTCCTTCAGGTATCATTGGGGTCAATCTACTAGCAGCTATTAATAATTATGAAGATATGGTTAAAACAGCTGTCAAAGAAAACATAGATGTGATTGTAACAGGGGCTGGGCTACCTAAGAATTTACCAGGTCTAGTAGAAGATGCTAAAACTAAATTAGCACCCATTGTATCTTCAGGGAAGGCAGCTTCTTTGATTTGTAAATTATGGGATAAACGTTATAACCGGGTACCTGATATAGTAATTGTAGAAGGTCCCTTGGCCGGTGGGCATTTAGGTTTTAAAAAACAACAGTTGAACAGTCCCGATTGCTCAACTTTAGAAAAGCTCATCCCTGAGACCCAAGAGGCCTTACATCCTTTTGCAAAAAAATATGAACGTACTATTCCAGTAGTAGCAGCCGGAGGAATATTCAACGGACAAGATATTGCAAAGTTTCTAAAGATGGGTGCTCAAGGGGTACAGATGGGAACACGCTTTGTTACCACTGAAGAATGCGATGTACATGAAAACTTCAAAAAAGCTTATATAAATTCACGGGAACAAGATATTCAGCTAGTTGATAGCCCTGTGGGGATGCCCGGAAGAGCCATTTCAAATAATTTCACAAAACAAATTGAAACAAAACGAATCCCCGTTTCAAAGTGCAATAATTGTCTAAAACCCTGTGATCCCAGTACTAATATTTATTGTATTTCCGAGGCCTTAATCAAGTCCTGTCAAGGAAATACAACAGATGGTCTAATTTTTTCAGGGACAAATGCTTACAGAACTAATAAATTGACGAGCGTAAAAGATCTAATGACAAGTTTAGTCCAAGAAGCGGAACTCGCTTATTAA
- a CDS encoding IclR family transcriptional regulator: protein MTKLNQLITPMYKPKYPVQTLEKAFEIVEILSLQESDDGLGVSELSSRLNIGKSTIHRLLDTLVAYQYVEKLPDNKYRLSWKIFQLGSAVPRQRSVGNLDPKYLKELCEKFQETVNLGVKEGRDVVVVSKVEPETSYRLKANFHVGEKEPFYATAMGKVLFSELREENLRQLLEDFQLEKLTEKTITSVDELLNELRNVKKQGYAIDDEEYCKGLCCIAMPVKDFSGKTVAAISVSGPSFRLDFKKMMTIKEELERVTTEVSRHFGYGVK, encoded by the coding sequence GTGACTAAATTGAATCAATTAATTACACCTATGTATAAACCTAAATATCCTGTTCAAACGCTAGAAAAAGCTTTTGAAATTGTAGAAATATTATCATTACAAGAATCCGATGATGGTCTAGGAGTCAGCGAATTGAGTAGTAGATTAAACATTGGTAAGAGCACTATTCATAGATTGTTAGATACTCTAGTTGCCTATCAGTACGTTGAAAAACTACCTGACAACAAATATAGACTGAGCTGGAAAATTTTTCAGTTAGGAAGTGCCGTACCCAGGCAGAGATCTGTAGGTAATCTAGATCCTAAATACCTAAAAGAACTATGTGAAAAGTTTCAAGAAACTGTCAACTTAGGGGTTAAAGAAGGAAGAGACGTAGTAGTTGTTTCTAAGGTGGAGCCAGAAACCAGCTATAGATTAAAGGCTAATTTCCATGTAGGTGAAAAAGAACCCTTTTATGCAACTGCTATGGGAAAAGTGCTGTTTTCTGAATTGAGAGAAGAAAATCTCAGACAACTACTAGAAGACTTTCAGTTAGAAAAATTGACAGAAAAAACCATTACATCAGTGGACGAGCTTTTGAATGAGTTAAGAAATGTAAAGAAACAAGGTTATGCTATTGACGATGAAGAGTATTGTAAAGGACTATGTTGTATAGCCATGCCTGTTAAGGATTTTTCCGGAAAGACAGTTGCGGCCATTAGTGTGAGTGGTCCTTCTTTTAGATTAGATTTTAAGAAAATGATGACAATTAAAGAAGAACTAGAGAGAGTTACTACAGAGGTCAGTCGCCATTTCGGTTATGGTGTTAAATAA
- a CDS encoding OsmC family protein → MKSKIIWKDNMAFYGEGENSTNQVVFDATSGVGGNEEGPCPMEMLLISLAGCASMDIMTIIRKRRKEIEEYWVEVSGERRDEHPKIFEKIDMTFHVKSKDLTEKELVRAIELSESTYCSVWSSFDPDKTEITYDYVIHPPAEE, encoded by the coding sequence GTGAAGAGCAAAATTATTTGGAAAGACAATATGGCTTTTTATGGAGAAGGTGAAAATAGTACTAACCAAGTAGTCTTTGATGCAACATCGGGGGTTGGGGGAAATGAAGAAGGACCCTGTCCCATGGAAATGTTATTAATAAGTCTTGCTGGATGTGCCAGTATGGATATCATGACGATAATAAGAAAAAGACGAAAAGAAATTGAAGAATATTGGGTTGAAGTTTCCGGAGAGAGAAGAGATGAGCATCCCAAAATCTTTGAAAAAATTGACATGACCTTTCATGTTAAAAGTAAAGATTTGACGGAAAAAGAATTGGTTCGAGCCATTGAATTGTCAGAAAGTACTTATTGTTCCGTATGGAGTAGCTTTGACCCTGACAAAACCGAGATCACCTACGATTATGTAATCCATCCACCTGCTGAAGAATAA
- the selA gene encoding L-seryl-tRNA(Sec) selenium transferase — protein MIKLKQLLRAIPSVNELVAETEIQQYLNFYNREMIVDIVREEQDKLRNAIINHDQDLTKFMVDYQDETKGIKEYLINKIYQMIQSRTEAKFKRVINCTGTVLHTNLGRAPLSSGIMEKLTETVSNYSNLEYDLDQGSRGSRYDHIEDLITTLTGAESAMVVNNNAAAVMLVLKALAQDKEVILSRGELVEIGGSFRIPEVMKQSGAHLVEVGTTNKTHLKDYEQAISEETGLIMKVHTSNYEIIGFTDSVSRSELVEMSHNNGITVVEDLGSGLFLDLTEYGLDNEPTIKEVLDTGVDLVTFSGDKLLGGPQTGIIAGRRELIQLLKQDQLTRALRVDKLSLKALEETLRLYLQPEQAREKIPVLNMLTISQDEIKTRAKLLYDKLSEFITKEYKLEIESNISRVGGGAMPTQELPTWVVTLTCSSTDLHKIWDQLRQQNPPIVTRLQKDKLVFDLRTVSIKEIDIVASKVTKVIIKGE, from the coding sequence GTGATTAAGTTGAAGCAATTGTTACGAGCTATCCCATCTGTCAATGAATTAGTGGCAGAAACTGAAATTCAGCAATATTTAAATTTTTATAATCGAGAAATGATTGTAGATATAGTTAGAGAAGAACAGGATAAACTTAGAAACGCAATTATTAATCATGATCAGGATTTAACTAAATTTATGGTTGATTATCAAGATGAAACAAAGGGTATCAAAGAATATCTGATAAATAAAATCTATCAAATGATCCAATCAAGAACGGAAGCCAAATTTAAGCGGGTAATAAATTGTACGGGAACTGTATTACACACCAATTTGGGACGTGCTCCTCTTTCATCGGGTATCATGGAGAAACTTACAGAAACTGTTTCAAACTATAGTAATTTAGAATATGATTTGGACCAAGGTTCAAGGGGTAGCAGATATGATCATATAGAAGATTTGATTACTACTCTTACAGGTGCTGAAAGTGCTATGGTGGTAAACAACAATGCAGCCGCAGTCATGCTTGTCTTGAAAGCATTGGCACAGGACAAAGAAGTGATACTTTCGAGAGGTGAACTCGTAGAGATTGGTGGTAGCTTTAGAATTCCTGAAGTAATGAAACAAAGTGGTGCTCATTTAGTAGAAGTTGGCACTACCAATAAGACTCATTTAAAAGATTATGAACAGGCAATTTCAGAAGAAACAGGGTTGATTATGAAGGTACACACCTCTAATTATGAAATAATTGGCTTTACAGACAGCGTTTCTCGCAGTGAACTGGTGGAAATGTCACACAATAATGGGATCACAGTAGTGGAAGACTTAGGAAGTGGGCTTTTTCTAGACTTAACAGAGTACGGTTTAGATAATGAACCTACTATAAAAGAAGTTTTAGATACTGGTGTTGATTTGGTAACATTTAGTGGAGATAAACTACTGGGAGGACCACAAACTGGAATAATAGCTGGAAGAAGAGAGCTGATTCAACTTTTAAAACAAGACCAATTAACAAGGGCTCTTCGAGTTGATAAACTATCATTAAAAGCGCTAGAGGAAACCTTACGTTTATATTTACAGCCAGAACAAGCCAGGGAAAAGATACCAGTTCTGAATATGCTGACAATATCTCAGGATGAAATCAAAACACGTGCAAAATTACTTTACGATAAACTTTCGGAATTTATCACCAAAGAATATAAATTAGAAATTGAATCTAATATTTCTAGGGTAGGAGGAGGGGCTATGCCAACCCAGGAATTACCGACTTGGGTAGTTACTTTAACTTGTTCATCAACTGATCTTCATAAAATTTGGGATCAATTGAGACAACAAAACCCTCCTATAGTTACAAGATTGCAAAAAGATAAATTGGTGTTTGACTTGCGAACAGTTTCAATTAAAGAAATAGACATAGTAGCTTCTAAAGTTACTAAAGTTATTATAAAGGGAGAGTGA
- a CDS encoding trans-sulfuration enzyme family protein translates to MEKRRLSFNAKAIHAGSEPCPTTGAHVAPVYRTSTFVIDNVERAIRIGYGEEEGYSYGRFGNPTVDALQEKIASLENAEAALATASGMAAISTALMAELQAGDHIVTGDIIYGCTYGFVRDLLPQYGIEVTMVDTTDPKNIEEAIKPNTKIVYIETPSNPVLGITDIEKSAELAHANGAKLFVDNTWATPYLQNPLNIGADVVLHSATKYLNGHGDIVGGAIVGSKELMDKIKAPYLEFFGGIMSPMDAAEVSKGIKTLGVRMEKHCQNAKKIAEFLEGHHMVERVLYPGVETHPQHELAKKQMKDFGGMMSFDVKGGAKAGKALMNSVELVSLATSLGCVDSLIQHSPSMSHATMSKEERERVGITEGQVRLSVGIEEPENVIADLKQALEQVEKVID, encoded by the coding sequence ATGGAAAAACGTAGGTTATCATTTAATGCTAAGGCTATTCATGCAGGTAGTGAACCCTGCCCTACTACAGGAGCTCATGTAGCGCCAGTTTACCGGACTTCAACCTTTGTTATTGATAATGTCGAGAGAGCTATCAGAATAGGCTATGGAGAAGAGGAAGGATATTCTTATGGTAGATTTGGAAACCCCACGGTAGACGCTTTACAAGAAAAAATTGCTTCTCTTGAAAATGCTGAAGCAGCTTTGGCTACGGCTTCAGGCATGGCAGCAATTTCTACTGCATTAATGGCAGAACTACAAGCTGGTGACCATATTGTGACAGGTGATATCATCTATGGTTGTACCTATGGTTTTGTCCGCGATCTTTTACCTCAATACGGAATTGAAGTGACTATGGTTGATACAACAGATCCTAAAAACATTGAAGAAGCAATCAAACCAAATACTAAAATAGTATATATTGAAACTCCTTCAAATCCTGTATTGGGGATCACTGATATTGAAAAATCAGCTGAACTTGCACATGCTAATGGTGCTAAACTGTTTGTTGACAATACTTGGGCAACTCCTTATCTACAAAATCCACTAAATATAGGAGCAGATGTTGTACTTCATAGTGCAACAAAATACTTGAATGGTCATGGAGACATTGTTGGTGGAGCTATAGTAGGTTCAAAAGAGTTAATGGATAAAATCAAAGCACCATATCTTGAATTCTTCGGTGGAATTATGTCTCCAATGGATGCAGCAGAAGTATCTAAAGGAATTAAAACACTAGGAGTGCGAATGGAAAAACACTGCCAAAACGCTAAAAAGATAGCTGAATTCCTAGAAGGCCATCATATGGTAGAAAGAGTTCTATACCCTGGTGTTGAAACTCATCCGCAACACGAGCTAGCCAAAAAGCAGATGAAAGATTTTGGTGGCATGATGAGTTTTGATGTCAAAGGTGGTGCAAAGGCAGGAAAAGCCCTTATGAACAGTGTTGAACTAGTTAGTCTTGCTACTAGTCTTGGCTGTGTAGATTCTCTGATTCAGCATTCACCTTCTATGAGTCATGCCACAATGAGTAAAGAAGAACGAGAGCGTGTAGGTATTACTGAAGGACAAGTGCGATTATCTGTAGGAATTGAAGAGCCTGAAAATGTCATTGCTGATCTAAAACAAGCCCTAGAGCAAGTTGAAAAAGTTATAGATTAA
- a CDS encoding prenyltransferase, whose protein sequence is MKSTLYFRALRPFSFPTSIIPITIGTFWEIGSGVNWPIYLITLLCGIAIHGGTNLTNDYYDFIRGVDTVNSFGSSKLLPLQIIPPRNILIFAVMSFSFAFILSLILGILTSYKVTVIAVIGILAGYFYTGFPLQLKYRALGPVLVFLMMGPLLVKAGGLTQLGYSDWDLILISIPIACLVSIILQANDLRDKRWDKRSGVTTFAILFGYSMACKIFTITGLVAFLLIPIFVSQGLLPYFTMITWLLLPKFFAVNRKIYKGTSSLMLNIDIEMTKLYSLFGVIIIFSILI, encoded by the coding sequence ATGAAATCAACATTATATTTCAGAGCTTTAAGACCTTTTTCTTTCCCTACCTCTATTATTCCTATTACAATAGGTACTTTCTGGGAGATAGGAAGTGGTGTTAATTGGCCAATTTATTTGATAACTTTATTATGCGGGATAGCTATACATGGTGGTACTAATTTAACTAACGATTATTATGATTTTATACGAGGAGTAGATACTGTAAATTCCTTTGGGTCAAGTAAACTTTTGCCATTACAAATTATTCCTCCCAGAAACATATTAATATTCGCAGTTATGTCTTTTAGTTTTGCATTTATTCTTAGTCTAATTCTTGGTATATTAACTTCATATAAAGTAACTGTTATTGCTGTCATAGGAATTCTAGCTGGTTATTTTTATACAGGGTTTCCGTTACAACTGAAATATCGGGCTTTAGGTCCAGTTCTAGTTTTTTTAATGATGGGCCCATTGTTAGTAAAAGCTGGGGGTTTGACACAACTGGGTTATTCAGATTGGGATTTAATTTTGATTAGTATTCCCATTGCATGTTTAGTATCTATTATTTTACAAGCGAATGATCTGAGGGATAAAAGATGGGATAAAAGAAGTGGTGTAACTACTTTTGCTATTTTGTTTGGCTACTCAATGGCATGTAAAATTTTTACAATAACTGGATTGGTAGCTTTTTTACTAATCCCCATATTCGTCAGTCAAGGATTACTTCCATATTTTACAATGATTACATGGTTGTTACTGCCTAAATTTTTTGCAGTTAATCGCAAAATTTACAAGGGGACTTCCTCTCTTATGTTGAATATTGATATAGAGATGACTAAACTATATTCCCTGTTTGGTGTAATAATTATATTTTCCATATTAATATAG